A part of Paenibacillus sp. 481 genomic DNA contains:
- a CDS encoding Shedu anti-phage system protein SduA domain-containing protein, translating into MSIGERDYMKLTKNELKIWGELKDQEIVHGLGEFKVRKSLFREYPKAVRHHISLFPNHYMDIVDLKNEVELNELSNRYHEMLDSPGTPERTVLNWIRKNKAYFIIASILRNYNFGHHDAYIFPELKLGTTLQIDFLIIGKNSSGYEFLFVELEARYGKITMADGQLGDAFRKGIKQVRDWDDWLETYFTAFHETLLKYKNPEQQLPIEFMKPDRTRLHYAVVAGRREDFNEQTYRIKRRMMSEQKIELLHYDNLYDTAKSLIGERTY; encoded by the coding sequence ATGAGCATTGGTGAACGAGACTATATGAAACTAACTAAAAATGAATTGAAAATTTGGGGGGAATTAAAGGATCAGGAAATTGTACATGGGCTGGGAGAATTTAAAGTGCGCAAGAGCTTATTTAGAGAATACCCGAAAGCAGTTCGGCATCATATTAGTCTGTTCCCTAATCATTACATGGATATAGTAGACTTGAAAAATGAAGTAGAACTTAACGAACTATCTAATAGGTACCATGAAATGCTAGATAGTCCGGGAACTCCGGAGCGTACTGTATTAAACTGGATACGTAAAAATAAAGCATATTTTATAATCGCCTCTATATTGAGGAATTACAACTTCGGACATCATGATGCATACATCTTTCCAGAGCTCAAGTTAGGAACAACACTCCAAATTGACTTCTTAATCATTGGTAAAAATTCAAGTGGTTACGAATTTTTATTTGTTGAGCTTGAGGCACGATACGGTAAAATAACAATGGCTGATGGGCAACTAGGCGATGCATTTAGGAAGGGGATTAAACAAGTAAGGGATTGGGATGATTGGCTCGAAACATACTTTACAGCCTTCCATGAAACGTTACTAAAGTACAAAAACCCAGAACAACAACTTCCGATAGAGTTTATGAAGCCTGACAGGACACGATTGCATTATGCTGTTGTCGCAGGGCGTCGGGAAGATTTTAATGAACAAACATATCGTATTAAGCGACGAATGATGAGTGAACAAAAGATTGAGCTGCTTCATTATGATAACCTCTATGACACGGCTAAATCTCTTATAGGAGAACGAACATATTAA